Proteins from one Bradyrhizobium amphicarpaeae genomic window:
- a CDS encoding sensor histidine kinase, which yields MTSADTSAAHFDTAPAEEPRRWSARRWLAPFAVVLALLSAFLTFLVLTGLTTIEPTPAVVRSIYLINAATILLLVGIIIRELWQLILARRRGRAAARLHVQIVSLFSIVAVLPAVLVAVVANVTIERGLDRLFSGPTKEVIQNSLTIARAYMQDHAQLIRGDILGMANDIAHARPLYDQDRRSFREMLSASAASRNLPGAMIIDKDTNILESADTGMRLAYSPPAPDFLSNVNESEPEIAILPDASFVAAVIRLRAFSDTFLYVARPLDPNVVNQLKQTEVSVAEYAQIESRRLGIQVAFALMFAVIALTILMASVLIGLNFANSLVSPIRRLMNAAHTVSTGDLHVQVPVHQSEGDLAQLGETFNKMTQELRSQRDELVNASDLIDSRRRFIEAVLSSASAGIIGVDASGSVGILNRSAEKLIGHSEAETLGHPLSDVLPELDETMTAAREGSQRLVQGQITITRDGTERNLSVRVSAEKNQPHDSYIITLDDITELVSAQRTSAWGDVARRIAHEIKNPLTPIQLSAERIRRKFGKDITEAKDKQIFEQCTDTIVRQVDDIRRMVDEFSRFARMPKPVMEGEDVADAVRQAVFLMKVAHPEIDIETEFKDDPLRAQFDRRLISQAVTNIVKNATEAIEQVPAEELGKGRIDVVVSRQGEDVLIDVIDNGIGLPKVARSRLLEPYVTTRAKGTGLGLAIVGRVLEDHGGRIELKDASDFRAGQRGAWMRMRFAISGQPAKSEGAEPAPAVAVKDATGAQAGAPVKDLTQKTKDLAQETNKPAAETKEAAEKTNDSTKIEASTGS from the coding sequence ATGACCAGCGCAGACACCTCGGCCGCACACTTTGACACGGCACCAGCGGAAGAGCCCCGGCGTTGGTCGGCGCGGCGCTGGCTGGCGCCCTTTGCCGTGGTGCTGGCGCTGCTCTCGGCCTTCCTGACCTTCCTGGTCCTGACCGGCCTGACCACGATCGAGCCGACGCCGGCGGTGGTCCGCTCGATCTACCTGATCAACGCGGCCACGATCCTGCTGCTGGTCGGAATCATCATCCGCGAGCTCTGGCAGCTGATCCTGGCGCGGCGGCGGGGCAGGGCGGCGGCGCGGCTCCATGTCCAGATCGTCAGCCTGTTCTCGATCGTGGCGGTGCTGCCGGCGGTGCTGGTCGCCGTGGTCGCCAACGTCACCATCGAACGCGGCCTCGACCGGTTGTTCTCCGGCCCGACCAAGGAGGTGATCCAGAATTCGCTGACGATCGCGCGGGCCTATATGCAGGATCATGCGCAGCTGATCCGCGGCGACATTCTCGGCATGGCCAACGACATCGCGCATGCCCGGCCGCTCTACGACCAGGATCGCCGCTCGTTCCGGGAGATGCTGAGCGCCAGCGCCGCTTCCCGCAACCTGCCGGGCGCGATGATCATCGACAAGGACACCAACATCCTGGAGTCCGCCGACACCGGCATGCGGCTCGCCTATTCGCCGCCCGCGCCCGACTTCCTCAGCAACGTCAACGAATCCGAGCCCGAGATCGCCATCCTTCCCGATGCGAGCTTCGTGGCCGCGGTGATCCGGCTGCGCGCCTTCAGCGACACCTTCCTCTATGTCGCCCGTCCGCTCGATCCGAACGTCGTCAATCAGCTCAAGCAGACCGAGGTCAGCGTCGCCGAATACGCCCAGATCGAGTCGCGCCGGCTCGGCATCCAGGTGGCCTTCGCCCTGATGTTCGCCGTGATCGCGCTGACGATCCTGATGGCCTCTGTGCTGATCGGCCTCAACTTCGCCAATTCGCTGGTCTCGCCGATCCGGCGGCTGATGAACGCGGCCCACACGGTCTCGACCGGCGACCTCCATGTCCAGGTGCCCGTGCACCAGTCGGAAGGCGATCTCGCCCAGCTCGGTGAGACCTTCAACAAGATGACGCAGGAGTTACGCAGCCAGCGCGATGAGCTCGTCAACGCCAGCGACCTGATCGACAGCCGCCGCCGCTTCATCGAAGCGGTGCTGTCCTCCGCAAGTGCCGGCATCATCGGCGTCGACGCCTCCGGCAGCGTCGGCATTTTGAACCGCTCGGCCGAGAAGCTGATCGGGCACTCCGAGGCGGAGACGCTCGGTCATCCGCTCTCCGACGTGCTGCCAGAGCTCGACGAGACGATGACGGCGGCGCGGGAAGGCAGCCAACGTCTGGTGCAGGGCCAGATCACGATCACCCGCGACGGCACCGAGCGCAATCTCTCGGTCCGCGTCAGCGCCGAGAAGAACCAACCGCACGACAGCTACATCATCACGCTCGACGACATCACCGAGCTGGTTTCGGCGCAGCGCACCTCCGCCTGGGGCGACGTGGCGCGCCGCATCGCCCACGAGATCAAGAACCCGCTGACGCCGATCCAGCTTTCGGCCGAGCGTATTCGCCGAAAGTTCGGCAAGGACATCACCGAGGCCAAGGATAAGCAGATCTTCGAGCAGTGCACCGACACCATCGTGCGCCAGGTCGACGACATCCGCCGTATGGTCGACGAGTTCTCGCGCTTTGCACGGATGCCGAAACCGGTGATGGAGGGCGAGGACGTCGCCGACGCGGTGCGACAGGCGGTGTTCCTGATGAAGGTCGCCCATCCCGAGATCGATATCGAGACCGAGTTCAAAGACGATCCGCTCCGCGCCCAGTTCGACCGGCGGCTGATCTCGCAGGCGGTCACCAACATCGTCAAGAACGCCACCGAGGCGATCGAGCAGGTCCCGGCGGAGGAGCTCGGCAAAGGCCGCATCGACGTCGTGGTGTCGCGCCAGGGCGAGGACGTGCTGATCGACGTCATCGACAACGGTATCGGCCTGCCCAAGGTCGCGCGCTCGCGGCTTCTCGAGCCCTATGTGACGACGCGCGCCAAGGGCACCGGTCTCGGCCTTGCCATCGTCGGTCGCGTGCTGGAAGACCATGGCGGACGCATCGAGCTGAAGGATGCTTCCGACTTCCGCGCGGGCCAGCGCGGCGCCTGGATGCGGATGCGCTTCGCGATCTCCGGCCAACCCGCGAAGTCCGAGGGAGCCGAACCGGCCCCGGCGGTCGCGGTCAAGGACGCAACCGGCGCGCAGGCCGGCGCTCCTGTCAAGGACCTCACGCAGAAAACAAAGGACTTGGCGCAGGAAACAAATAAGCCGGCGGCCGAAACCAAAGAGGCCGCTGAAAAGACCAATGATTCAACGAAAATCGAAGCCTCAACAGGCAGCTGA
- a CDS encoding sigma-54-dependent transcriptional regulator, whose amino-acid sequence MASEILIVDDEADIRDLVAGILEDEGFVTRTARDSDSALAEIGNRRPHLVFLDIWLQGSKLDGLQLLEQVKKDNADLPVVMISGHGNIETAVAAIKRGAYDFIEKPFKADRLILVATRALENSRLKREVKELKQLAPSASQLVGRSPSMNQLRQTIERAAKANSRILIVGPAGAGKELTARTLHTASGRSDGPFVVINAAAITPDRMEHELFGVEQSNGEQARKPGALEEAHGGTLFIDEIADMPRETQNKILRVLVDQSFQRVGGTAKMQVDVRIISSTARNLEEEIAAGHFREDLYHRLSVVPIRVPALSERREDIPELIDYFMEQISAGSGLPKRQIGQDAMAVLQSHVWPGNVRQLRNNVERVMILAAGGPEVIITADMLPQDVGSMVPAMPTSNNGEHIMGLPLREAREVFERDYLIAQISRFSGNISRTAEFVGMERSALHRKLKALGVG is encoded by the coding sequence ATGGCTAGTGAAATTCTGATTGTCGATGACGAAGCCGATATTCGCGATCTCGTTGCGGGCATCCTCGAGGACGAGGGTTTTGTGACGAGGACCGCACGCGACAGCGACTCCGCGCTGGCTGAAATCGGCAACCGCAGGCCGCATCTGGTGTTCCTCGACATCTGGCTACAGGGCTCGAAGCTCGACGGCTTGCAGTTGCTGGAGCAGGTCAAGAAGGACAATGCCGACCTGCCGGTCGTGATGATCTCCGGCCACGGCAACATCGAGACCGCAGTCGCCGCCATCAAGCGCGGCGCCTACGACTTCATCGAAAAGCCGTTCAAGGCCGACCGGCTGATCCTGGTCGCGACCAGAGCGTTGGAGAACTCGCGGCTCAAGCGCGAGGTCAAGGAGCTGAAGCAGCTCGCGCCGAGCGCAAGCCAGCTCGTCGGCCGTTCGCCGAGCATGAACCAGCTGCGCCAGACCATCGAGCGCGCGGCCAAGGCCAACAGCCGCATCCTGATCGTCGGTCCCGCCGGCGCCGGCAAGGAATTGACGGCGCGCACGCTGCACACGGCCTCGGGCCGCTCCGACGGTCCCTTCGTCGTCATCAACGCAGCCGCGATCACGCCCGACCGCATGGAGCACGAGCTGTTCGGCGTGGAGCAGTCCAACGGCGAGCAGGCGCGCAAGCCCGGCGCGCTCGAGGAAGCCCATGGCGGAACGCTGTTCATCGACGAGATCGCGGACATGCCGCGCGAGACCCAGAACAAGATCCTGCGCGTGCTGGTGGATCAGTCGTTCCAGCGCGTCGGCGGCACCGCCAAGATGCAGGTCGACGTCCGCATCATCTCCTCGACCGCGCGCAATCTCGAAGAGGAGATCGCGGCCGGCCATTTCCGCGAGGACCTCTATCATCGGCTCTCGGTGGTGCCGATCCGCGTGCCTGCGCTGTCGGAGCGGCGCGAGGACATTCCGGAATTGATCGACTATTTCATGGAGCAGATCTCGGCTGGCAGCGGCCTGCCCAAGCGGCAGATAGGGCAGGACGCGATGGCGGTGCTGCAGTCGCATGTCTGGCCGGGCAATGTGCGCCAGCTCCGCAACAACGTCGAACGGGTCATGATTCTCGCCGCCGGTGGACCGGAGGTCATCATCACGGCCGACATGTTGCCGCAGGACGTCGGTTCGATGGTGCCGGCGATGCCGACCAGCAACAATGGCGAGCACATCATGGGCCTGCCGCTGCGCGAGGCCCGCGAAGTGTTCGAACGCGACTATTTGATTGCACAGATCAGCCGCTTTTCAGGAAATATTTCTCGCACGGCCGAGTTCGTTGGCATGGAACGGTCGGCGCTGCATCGGAAGCTCAAGGCGCTCGGCGTCGGCTGA
- the hfq gene encoding RNA chaperone Hfq, with protein MAADRAQNLQDTFLNHVRKTKTPLTIFLVNGVKLQGIVTWFDNFCLLLRRDGHSQLVYKHAISTIMPGAPIQLFEGGEDQPA; from the coding sequence ATGGCGGCAGACCGCGCACAAAACCTACAGGACACCTTCCTCAACCACGTTCGCAAAACCAAGACGCCACTGACGATCTTTCTGGTCAACGGAGTGAAGCTCCAGGGCATCGTGACCTGGTTCGACAATTTCTGTTTGCTGCTTCGGCGCGACGGTCATTCGCAGCTCGTCTACAAGCATGCGATCTCGACCATCATGCCGGGTGCGCCGATCCAGTTGTTCGAAGGCGGCGAGGATCAGCCGGCTTGA
- the hflX gene encoding GTPase HflX, whose translation MEPRNFDGDADRPRSAGGKQTGRVLVIGPYLRVRAGGADAQSESHIQRNAEARLDEAAGLARAIDLVIADAIIAPISQIRPATYIGKGKVEEIAALAKSLDVELVVMDCALAPIQQRNLEKELQAKVLDRTGLILEIFGRRAKTKEGSLQVELAHLNYQRSRLVRSWTHLERQRGGFGFMGGPGETQIEADRRLIQERISKLEGELKKVQATRRLHRAGRQRVPYRVVALVGYTNAGKSTLFNRLTRADVQAADMLFATLDPTLRALNLPHGGKAMLSDTVGFISNLPTQLVAAFRATLEEVLEADVILHVRDISHEDAEAQQSDVDAVLRQLGINPDDSGRIIEVWNKIDRYGSEQREELLNIAARRPEDHPAMLVSAVSGEGVDALLAAIEERLAAKRTTLDLSIDAADGAGISWLHRNAEVLAKELHDGRFDMTVRVDETKRDIVVNRFDAVPRLSA comes from the coding sequence TTGGAACCCCGGAATTTCGACGGGGATGCCGACCGTCCGCGGTCGGCGGGGGGTAAGCAAACGGGGCGGGTGCTTGTCATCGGCCCCTATTTGCGGGTGCGCGCAGGCGGTGCCGACGCGCAATCGGAGAGTCACATCCAGCGCAATGCCGAGGCCCGGCTCGATGAAGCCGCCGGCCTTGCGCGCGCGATCGATCTCGTCATTGCCGATGCGATCATCGCGCCGATCAGCCAGATCCGCCCCGCGACCTATATCGGCAAGGGCAAGGTCGAAGAGATCGCCGCGCTGGCGAAGAGCCTCGACGTCGAGCTCGTGGTGATGGATTGCGCGCTGGCGCCGATCCAGCAGCGCAACCTCGAGAAGGAATTGCAGGCCAAGGTGCTCGACCGCACCGGGTTGATCCTGGAAATCTTCGGCCGCCGCGCCAAGACCAAGGAGGGCTCGCTCCAGGTCGAGCTGGCGCATCTCAACTACCAGCGCTCGCGGCTGGTGCGCTCATGGACCCATCTGGAGCGCCAGCGCGGCGGCTTCGGCTTCATGGGCGGTCCCGGCGAGACCCAGATCGAAGCCGACCGACGCCTGATCCAGGAGCGCATTTCCAAGCTTGAAGGCGAGCTGAAGAAGGTGCAGGCGACGCGGCGATTGCATCGTGCCGGCCGCCAGCGCGTGCCGTATCGCGTCGTCGCGCTGGTCGGCTACACCAATGCCGGCAAGTCGACGCTGTTCAACCGCCTGACGCGTGCCGACGTGCAGGCGGCGGATATGCTTTTCGCGACACTCGATCCGACCTTGCGCGCCCTCAACCTGCCGCACGGCGGCAAGGCGATGCTGTCGGACACCGTTGGCTTCATCTCCAATTTGCCGACCCAGCTCGTCGCCGCCTTCCGGGCCACGCTGGAGGAGGTGCTGGAAGCCGACGTCATCCTGCATGTGCGCGACATATCCCATGAAGATGCCGAGGCCCAGCAGAGCGACGTCGACGCCGTGCTGCGCCAGCTCGGCATCAATCCTGATGACTCAGGCCGCATCATCGAAGTCTGGAACAAGATCGACCGCTATGGTTCCGAGCAGCGCGAAGAGCTCCTGAACATCGCAGCACGCCGGCCGGAGGATCATCCCGCGATGCTGGTCTCGGCCGTGTCAGGTGAGGGCGTCGATGCATTGCTCGCCGCGATCGAGGAGCGGCTCGCGGCAAAGCGCACCACGCTCGATCTCTCGATCGACGCCGCCGACGGCGCCGGCATCAGCTGGTTGCATCGCAATGCCGAGGTGCTGGCCAAGGAGCTGCATGACGGCCGCTTCGACATGACCGTGCGGGTGGACGAGACCAAGCGGGATATCGTGGTGAACAGGTTCGACGCGGTGCCACGCCTGTCGGCGTAG
- the mazG gene encoding nucleoside triphosphate pyrophosphohydrolase → MTPSRDISRLIEIMAALRTPVTGCPWDLEQDFATIAPYTIEEAYEVVDAIDRGDLDDLKDELGDLLLQVVFHAQMASEQNAFVFGDVVEAITRKMIRRHPHVFADKDGNLASSHVKEVWDRIKAEEKAERAARRPPEETPPHKSLLAGVKAGQPALTRAMELQRKASTVGFDWNDPHAVLAKIREEADEIEAALDRGDKQEIAEETGDLMFALVNLARHVDADPEAALRATNAKFEKRFAYIERALEAQGRTLEQASLAEMDALWNAAKGETKPVSGR, encoded by the coding sequence ATGACCCCTTCCCGCGACATTTCCCGCCTGATCGAGATCATGGCGGCGCTGCGCACGCCGGTGACCGGCTGCCCCTGGGACCTCGAGCAGGATTTTGCGACGATCGCGCCCTACACGATCGAGGAGGCCTATGAGGTGGTCGACGCGATCGACCGCGGCGATCTCGATGATCTCAAGGACGAGCTCGGTGACCTCCTGCTCCAGGTCGTGTTCCATGCCCAGATGGCGTCCGAGCAGAACGCTTTCGTGTTCGGCGATGTCGTCGAAGCCATCACGCGAAAAATGATCCGGCGCCATCCCCACGTCTTCGCCGACAAGGACGGCAATCTCGCCTCCTCCCACGTCAAGGAAGTCTGGGACCGCATCAAGGCCGAGGAAAAAGCCGAGCGCGCCGCGCGCCGGCCGCCGGAGGAAACGCCGCCGCACAAATCTTTGCTCGCGGGCGTAAAAGCCGGGCAACCCGCCCTCACCCGCGCGATGGAGCTGCAGCGCAAGGCCTCCACCGTCGGCTTCGATTGGAATGATCCGCACGCGGTGCTGGCCAAGATCCGCGAGGAGGCCGACGAGATCGAGGCCGCGCTCGACCGTGGCGACAAGCAGGAGATCGCGGAGGAGACTGGCGATCTGATGTTCGCGCTGGTCAACCTCGCCCGCCATGTCGATGCCGATCCCGAGGCAGCGCTGCGTGCGACCAATGCAAAATTCGAAAAACGCTTCGCCTATATCGAACGCGCGCTGGAGGCACAGGGCCGGACGCTGGAGCAGGCGTCGCTCGCGGAGATGGACGCGCTGTGGAATGCGGCGAAGGGCGAGACGAAGCCGGTGTCAGGCCGCTAA